The nucleotide sequence GCTCGCCACCCGCCCGGTGGACGTCGGCGCGCTGCTGCGCCGGATCGTCGCCGGCCACCCCGACTCGCGGGCCCGCGTGGACGGCGACGCGCCGCCCGTGGTGACCGACCCGCGCCGGCTCGAACGGATCCTCAGCAACCTGGTGGCCAACGGGATCGAACACGGCGGCGGCGACCTGCGCGCCGAGATCCGGCACACCGGCGCCGAACTCGTCGTCTCGGTCGCCGACCGCGGGCCGGGCATTCCCGCCGAGCACCTGGCCCACATCTTCGACCGGTTCTACAAGGCCGATCCGGCCCGCACCGGGCCCGGCAGCGGGCTCGGCCTGGCCATCGCCCGGGAGAACGCCCGGCTGCTCGGCGGCCGGCTCGACGTGGCTAGCGAGGTCGGCCACGGCACCCGCTTCCGCCTCACCCTCCCGCTCGACACCGGGGACACCTCATGCGACGCCTGATCCCACCGCTCGCCGCGCTGCTGCTGCTCACCGCCGGCTGCGCCCCGCCCCGCACCGGCACCCTCGGGCCCGCCCCGGCCGGCCCGTCGCCGACCACCACCGCCGCCGCGCCGGACGGCACGCCCCCGCCGATCCCGCCCGCGACGGGCGTCCCCGGCACACCCGCCACGACGGGTACGGCGACCACCCCCGCCGCGACCGGAGCGGACGGGACGCTGACCGTGCAGCTCTGGTTCGCCCGGGGCGGCAGACTCGTGCCCACCCGGCGTACGCTGCCGGCCACCGTGGCCACCTCCCGGCTGGCGCTCACCGAACTGGCCGCCGGCCCGTCCCCGGCCGAGAGCGCCACCGGCCTCACCACCCTGGTGCCCCCCGGCACGCAGGTGACCCGAATCGCCGGCGGGGTGGCGACCCTGGTCCCGCCGGCCGGGTTCGACGCCGACGGGGCGACGGACGCCCGGCTGCGCCGCGCCCAGGTGGTCTGGACGCTCACCCAGTTCCCCACCGTCCGGCGGGTGGCCTTCGCGCCGACCGACGCGGCGACCGGGCGGGACGACTACGCCGACCTGCTGCCCCCCATCGTGGTGACCGCCCCGGCGATCGGCGACCGGGTCGCCAGCCCGGTGACCGTCAGCGGCACCGCCGACGTGTTCGAGGCGACGGTGAGCGTCCGGGTGCTGGACGCGGCGGGCCGCGAGATCGGCACCGGGTTCACGACGGCCTCCTGCGGCTCCGGCTGCCGCGGCGCCTACCGGCTGGACGTCCGCTACCGGCGCGCGGCGGCCGGGCGGGGCACGGTCGAGGTGTACGAGGTGTCGGCGCGCGACGGCTCCCGGGTCAACGTGGTGCGCGTACCGGTCGAGCTGACCGCCGCCCGGTGACGCGACCCCACAGCGGACGGCACAGTCGGTCGGAACCGATTGACTTTCGATAGGTTCCGCGCGATAGTCGATGCATGTTCACAGCTCAACGGGCGGTGGCTCCGCTCAAAGCCTTCCTCGTGCTGCTGTTCGGGATCCTGGTCCTGTTCCAGGTCATGTCGCTGCCCGGGCAGTTCGCGCACATGGCCAGGGAGAACCCGGACATGGCCTACCTGAGGTGGCCGGCGACCGCCGTGACGGTGTTCTGGGTGCTCTGCATCCAGGTGGTGATCGCGTGCACCTGGAAGCTGCTCACCCTGGTCAAGAACGACCGCATCTTCAGCGAGGCGTCCCTGGCCTGGGTGGATGCGATCGTGTGGGCCATCGCCGCCGCGTGGGCGGTACTCGTGGGCGTCTTCCTCTACGTCGGCTTCAACGCGGACGACCCGGGCCTGCCGCTCCTGCTGTTCCTGCTGGTGACCGGGGTGACCGTGCTGGGGCTGCTCATGGTCGTGATGCGGGAGCTGCTGCGGCAGGCCACCACGCTCCGGACCGACATGGAAGCGGTGATCTGATGCCCATCGTCGTCCGCATCGACGTCGAGCTGGCCCGACGCAAGATGAGCGTCGGCGAGTTCGCCGAGCGGGTCGGCCTCACCCCGGCCAACGTCGCGGTGCTGAAGAACGGCCGGGCCAAGGCCGTCCGCTTCAGCACCCTCGAAGCCATGTGCCGGGTGCTGGACTGCCAGCCCGGCGACCTGCTCGAATGGGTCGAGGATGAGGGAGAAGGCCGATGAGGTACGTGCTCGCCGTCGTAGCTCTCCTGGCCGTCGCGCTCGGCGTCGCCGGCCTCGTCTACGGGGAGGCCGACGACTCGCCCGGCCTCCAGCTCCTGGCCGGCCTGCTCGTCATCGGCGCCGTGGCGATCGGCGTCCGCATCGCCCGGCGCAGCCGGTAGGTGTCGCTGCGAGCTGAGGATTCGAACCTCAATTCCCCGATCCAGAGTCGGATGTGCTGCCTGGTTGCACCAGCTCGCATGGGCGACCGGCGCCCCTCCCCCTCCGGGGGCGCCGGTCGGTTCAACCCTTCACACAGACGACCTGCTTGAGGTGGGCGACCACCTCGACCAGGTCCTCCTGCTGAGCCATCACCTGGGTGATGTCCTTGTACGCGCCGGGAATCTCGTCGACCACCCCGGCGTCCTTGCGGCACTCCACGCCCGCCGTCTGCGCCGCCAGGTCGGCGGTGCTGTACGTCCGCTTCGCCTGCCCCCGCGACATCCGCCGCCCGGCCCCGTGCGACGCCGAGCAGTACGCGTCGAGGTTGCCCTTGCCGCGCACGACGTACGACCCGGTGCCCATCGACCCCGGGATGATGCCCAGGTCGCCCCGGCCGGCCCGGATGGCGCCCTTGCGGGTCACCAGCACCTCGACCCCGTCGTAGCTCTCCTCCGCCACGTAGTTGTGGTGGCAGGAGATCGGCTCGTCGTAGCCGACCTGCGGGAACTCGTCCCGCACCACCCCGCAGAGCAGGGCGAGCATGACGGCCCGGTTGCGGCGCGCGTACTCCTGCGCCCACCACAGGTCCCGGCGGTAGGCGTCCATCTCCGGGGTGCCGGCGAGGAACACCGCGAGGTCCCGGTCGGGCAGGTCCACGTTGTGCGGCAGCCCGCGGGCCACCGCCATGTGCCGCTCGGCGAGTTCCTTGCCGATGTTGCGGGAGCCCGAGTGCAGCATCAGCCAGACCCGGCCGTCGTCCGGGCCGCCCTGCTCCAGGCAGACCTCGATGAAGTGGTTCCCGCCGCCGAGGGTGCCCAGCTGGCGCTGGGCCCGGGTCTCCAGCTGCGCCACCTTCCGGTCGAGGGTGCCGAAGCGCCAGAAGTCGTCCCAGCCGCCCTGCTCCAGCCCACGGATCCGGCGCGGGTCGACCGCGTCGGCGCGCATGGCGAAGCCGACCGGGATGGCCGCCTCGATGGCGCTCCGCAGCGGGCCGAGGTCGTCGGGCAGGTCGGCCGCGGTGAGCGAGGTGCGCACCGCGGACATGCCGCAGCCGATGTCGACGCCGACCGCGGCCGGCGAGACGGCCTGCCGCATGGCGATGACCGAGCCCACCGTGGCGCCCTTGCCGAAGTGCACGTCCGGCATGACGGCGACGCCGTGCACCCAGGGCAGCGTGCCGATGTTGCGCAGCTGCCGGGCCGCCTGCGCCTCGATCGTGTAGGGGTCGGTCCAGACCCGGACCGGCGCCCGGGTACCGGCCAGCGGGGTGAAACCCATCGTCGTCTCCTCGTTCAGGGGTGTTGTCCGAGCGGTTGGCCGGATTCGAACCGGCGATCTTCACCATGGCGAGGTGACGCGCTGCCTGACTGCGCTACAACCGCGTGGTGGTCCCGGGGCGGGACCAGGCGTAGGCCGTACGGGACTCGAACCCGTAGCCTCCCGGGTGAGAACCGGGTGAGCTGCCAATTGCTCCAACGGCCCGCGGGACGGCGGCTGCCGTCCGCGTGTGTCCGGGACCGCGGAATCGAACCGCGTGTCTCTCGCGCCCAAGGCGAGCGGGTCAGCCAGCTCCCTCGTCCCGGTTGCCCGGCCGGCGCGCGAGCGCCGGCCGGGGTCGTGCTCATGCCGTCCACTGTGGAGTTGAGAAGAAGCGACGTCGCCGGCCAGCGGTCGGGACAGGGTGAGGCAGGGGCGACAGGACTCGAACCTGCAACCGTCGGGTTTGGAATCCGGTGCTCTTCCGTTGAGCTACGCCCCTCGGACCCGGTGACGAGAAAAGCCGCCCGGTCCCTGGTCTCGGGGCGGGCGGCTGCGCGTGTGTGTCGCGCCGGCGCTAGTCGCGCCACCACCCCGGTTGCCACTGCTGCCGTCGGCAGCGACCCTGGCCCGCTTCGCGCGGCAGGGCACCGCCGCGCGGCGCGGGCCGCTCGGCTCGGGTGCGGTTCTGCTGCGACACGGTGTGCTCCTGGGTGGTGGCTCGGGTTGACCTTGGCCCGTTCACGGTACGGGCGGGTCCGGGAGCCCCGCAACGTATTTCGCGGGGACGGTTCGGCCGGCGCCGAACGGTGGCGCCGATAGCCTCGCGGCGGGCGGACGAAAGGAGCACGGGATGGACTGGCGGCGCCGGGTGGCCGAGCGGTTCCGGGAGGTCAACGGGGAGCACCCCATGACGGCGGCGGACGACGCGTACGTCAGCGGGCAGTTCGTGACGCTCGACGCGCTCTGCGCGGCGGCCGGGCGGGACCCGGACGGCGTACGCCGGTTGATGCTGGACCGGCGGCTGCCGTTGCCGGGCTATCTGCGCTCGGACGGCGCGGAGATGGTCCCGGCGGACCTGTTCGCGCTGGCGGAGCGGGCCGGCGGGGTGGACGCGCTGCCCGGGTGGTTCGTCTCCCACTGGGCCGACCCGGCGCGCGGCGCGGAGGAGTGGGACGCCTACCTGAGCGGCCGGTACGTCTGCCTGCGCTCGGTGACGCCCGAGTCGATCCGGCGCAAGGACGATCTGACCGCCGCGATCGGTGCGGCGCCGGCCGAGCCGGACGCCGGGTCGGCGACCTGGCTCGACCGGCTGCACGCGCTGGTCGACGAGTTGGACGCGCTGGAGCCGGCGTTCACCGGCTACGACCGGCTCCGGTTCGGCGGGCCGACCTCCCGTGACACCTGCGTGGACGGGGTGCGTGCCCGGTATCCACGACCGGTCAGCGCGCCGACCGTCCGGTGACCCGGCGGGCGACGGCCAGCAGGTACTCCCGGCGGTGCAGCGGGTCGTGGTCCCAGCGGGGCCGGCTCGGGGCCGGTCCGCGTACCGGGCGGTAGTGGTCGAACTCGGCCTCCAGGACGCCCTCGCCACGGGTCAGCCCCGGCAGCCGCTGGTCCAGCGCGTGCACCCGCCCGGCGGGGACCTCCCCCTCGATGACGTAGGCGGCGCCACGCAGGGTGCTGCCGCGGGGTGTCGCGCCGAGCCCGGCGAGCGCGGGCAGCACCGTGCCGAACAGATCCGCGGGGAGGTCGAGCCGGAACCGGTGCACCGGCTCGTGCACCCGGGTGCCCGCGCGGGTGAGGGCGGTCATCAGCACCAGCGGGGTGAGGTTCCGGAAGTCGCCGGCCGTGCTGGACATGCTCTTGTCGAACACGCCGTGGGCGTGGCTCTGCCGGGCCCAGTAGCCGCCGTGGGTGAGGGTGACCACGCAGTCGATGACGGCCCAGCCGTGCAGCCCCTGCCGCAGGGTCTCCCGGACCGTCTCCTCGATCGCCTTGAGGAAGGCCGGCGGCATCGAGCCGAGTTCGATGCCGAGCCGGAACTCGACGCCGCCACCCACCGGCCCGGGCTCGACGCGCAGGCCGACGGTGCCGAGGAACGGGTTGGGCTCCCGGCCGATCCACTCGACGGCCGCGCCGGCGCTGGTGACCCGCTCCACGCAGACGGTGGTGGTCTCCCGGAAGGTGACCGGAACGCCGTAGTCGTCGGCGAGGGTGGCCTCGATGACCTCCTTCTGCACCTCGCCGTAGAGGGACACGGCGAGTTCCTGGCGCCGGTCGTCCTGGCGCAGGTTGATCAGCGGGTCCTGCTCGGCGAGCTGGGTGAGCGCCGCGTGCAGGGCCGGGCGGTCGGCCGGGCGTACCGGCTCGACGACGGTCTCCAGCGTGGGCGGGGCGAAGTGGCGCCGGGCGGCCGGGCGCTCGGGCGGCGCGCCGAGCACGTCGCCGACGCGGACGCCGGCCAGGCCGTGCAGCCGGACGATCCGGCCGGCACCCGCCGCGTCGGCGGGCGTCGCGTCGCCGCCGTCGAAGACACCGAGGGCGGTGACCCGGGCCTCCTGGCCGTCGCCGTGCCGGATCCGGTCGCGGACCCGCACGGTGCCGGCGAAGATCCGGGCGTACGCCACCTTCTCCCCGGCCGGGCCGCGCTCGACCTTGAAGACGGCGCCGGAGAGCGGGGCGTGGACGTCCCCGGCGGTGGCGGGGAGCAGCCCGGTGACCGCGTCGATCAGGTCGGCCACCCCGGCCCCGGTGATGGCGGAGCCGGCGAGCACCGGGTGCACCCGGGCGCGCACGGCCTGCGCGGCGAGCGCCGTCCGGAGCCGGTGCGGGGTGACCGCCCGTTCGTCGGCCACGTACGCGGCCAGCAGCGCGTCGTCGTGCGCGGAGAGCAGGTCGACGAGGCGGGCGTGGTGGCCGGGGTCGCCGGGCGGGTGCGGGACCCACGTCGCGCCCGGGGTGCCGGCGGCGTCGACCCGGCCGAGGGCGACGACGTCGGGGGTGAGCCGGTCGGCGAGCTGGCGCAGCACCCGCTCCGGATCGGCGCCGGCCCGGTCGACCTTGTTCACGAAGAACAGGGTGGGGATGCCGAGGCGGCGCAGGGTGCGGGCCAGCACCCGGGTCTGGGCCTGGACGCCCTCGACGGCGGACACCACGAGCACCGCCCCGTCGAGCACGCCGAGCACGCGTTCCACCTCGGCGATGAAGTCGGGGTGGCCGGGCGTGTCGATGAGGTTGACGGTGGTCCCGGCCACGGCGAAGGAGACGACGGCGGACCGGATGGTGATGCCCCGCTGCCGCTCCAGCGCCAGCGTGTCGGTGCGGGTGTTGCCGGCGTCGACGCTGCCGGGCTCGTCGATGACCCCGGCGCTGTGCAGCAGCCGTTCGGTCAGGCTCGTCTTACCGGCGTCGACATGGGCGAGGATGCCGAGATTGAGGGTTTTCACGCAGCGTCATGTCCTTGAGGTCGGCGGTGATTCGCTTCTGCGGGGACATGCACGCGGCTCGCATCTCGAGCTCCTCCTTCCAGGTGCGTCGTGGTCGATTGCAGCAACCGGCACGGGGCGCCGGCAACCGATTAACTGCGGGTGGGCTGTCAGGCGTGCGCCACCGGGTGGCGCTTCATCTCCTCCATGAAGGGGTAGCGCGCGGTCAGCTCGGCGAGCGTGCACCCGGCCCGCCAGGCGGCGGCCACCTGGGCGACCTGGAGCAGGTCGGTGGCGTCGCCGCGGGCCTGGACGTCACCGTCGACCCGCAGGTCGATCATGAAGTAGCGGGCCTGGGCGCCCAGGCTCACGCAGACGACGCCCCGGTCGGAGGTCGCCTCGGCGCAGGTGAACCGGCTGCGCCCCTGCTCGGGGGCGGTCACCCGGCCGATGTCGAGCTGGTGCCGGGCCGCCGTCTGCACCAGGGCGGGAGCCAGGCCGCCCGGCTCGACCAGGTCCGGGTAGAGGCGCACACCCAGTGCCGTCGAAACGTCGCTCATGACTGACTCCCACTTCCTTGTGACAGAGACCAGCTGCACGCAGGTTACGGGTGTGTTTCCGGCGCGCCTGGTCATCCTGTCCCCCCTGGACGCCCCACGGCAATAGGAACGGTCGATTCGACCACCATCGGGCCCGCGTCCAGGGCCGGGTACGCTCCCGCTCCATGGCCCGGATCCGCTGTGACTTCTTCTCCACGGCCCTCGGCATGGGCACCTCGATGACCGTGCTGCTGCCCGACGGCGCGGCCGGGATCGGCATGGCCGGCGCGGCCACGGCCGGCGATCCGCCGGTGCTCTACCTGCTGCACGGCCTGACCGACGACGACACCGTGTGGACCCGGCGCACCTCGATCGAGCGGTACGTCGCACCGCTGGGGCTGGCCGTGGTGATGCCGCAGGTGCAGCGGAGCTTCTACTGCGACGAGGCGCACGGCAACCGGTACTGGACCTTCCTCAGCGAGGAACTGCCCGAGGTGAGCCGGTCGTTCTTCCGCCTCTCCGACCGGCGCGAGGACACCTTCGTGGCCGGCCTGTCCATGGGCGGGTACGGGGCCATGAAGTGGGCGTTGCGCCACCCGGACCGGTTCGCGGCGGCGGCCAGCCTGTCCGGCGCCCTGAACGTGGCCCACCGGCGCCACCACCCGACGAGCCCCATGGACCCCGCCGTCTGGCACACCGTCTGGGGCGACCGGGACGTGGCCGGCCCGGACGACGACACCGTGGCGCTGCTGGAGCGGGCCGGCGACGACCTGCCCGCCCTGTACGTCGCCTGCGGCACCAAGGACTTCCTGTACGACGACAACACCCGCTTCGTCGACACGGCCCACCGTCGCGGGGTGCCGGTCACCGTGGACTTCTCCCCCGGCGACCACGACTGGGCGTACTGGGACGCGAAGATCCAGGACGTGCTGGCCTGGCTACCGCTGCAACGAAACGGCTGACCCGGGAGGCGCCGCGCCTCCCGGGCGGGCGGCGGGTCAGACGCCGACGGTGCCGTCGACGGCCTCGCGGAGGAAGTCGGCGTGGCCGTTGTGGCGGGCGTACTCGTGCATCATGTGCAGCATCACCAGGCGCAGCGAGACGTCCTCGCCCCAGCGGGCCTGGTGGCCGGTGACGTCGAGCGACTCGGCCTCACGCTCGATGCGGCGGGCGTGCTCGACCTCCCGCTGCCACGCCTCGAACGCCTCCGACCGGCTGGACGCGCTCGCGTCGTACGCCTCCTGGAAGTCCCCCGTCGCCGACCAGATCAGCGGGATGTCCTCGGCGTTGATGACCCGGCGGAACCAGGTGCGCTCGACCTCGGCCATGTGCCGCACGAGGCCGAGCAGGGACAGCGTGGACGGCGGCGACGACTGCCGCCGCAGCTCCTCGTCGGTCAGCCCCTCGCACTTCATCGCCAGGGTGGCGCGGTGGAAGTCGAGGAAGGCACGCAGCGTCTCCCGCTCCCCGGCCAGCAGCGGCGGGCCGATCCGTTCGGTCTCCACGAGTGTCCCTCCTCGCAGGCCGGCCGGCCTGCTCGTGGTTGCTTGGCAGTGCTCCCGGGGGAGCCTAGTCTCAGCGCACCGATCCGCCTCCGAAGGGATCATGATGCACCCCCACATCCGACGTTCCGCGCTGGTCGCCTCGGCGGTCACCGCGGCGCTGGTGGCCGGCGGCGCCACCGCCCAGGCCACCGGCGACACCTACGACCACACCGCGAGCGCCACCGTCTTCGCGCCGAACCCCGTCCAGCAGCTCGGCGACCAGTCGCTGACCGACCAGAAGGACGCGGACTACCCGGCGCTCGCCGGGGCGTACCGGTCGGTGCGGCTGACCAACCTGGACGGATCCGGCACCCTCACCGGGAAGTACGTGGTCGTCAAGAGCAAGACCGGCACCCCGGCCCGTGCCGTCGACGGCGCGTACCCGGCCTGGCACCGCGACGCCGACCAGTTCGAGCAGGTGATGGGCTACCACTGGGTCAACACGGCCCAGGCGTACCTCCAGTCGCTCGGCTTCGGCTCCACGCTGCGGCCGGTCAACCAGCGGCAGATCGAGCTGCGGATCGACCAGTACGGTGGCGACAACTCGTTCTTCCGCGAGGACAAGGCCAACATCACCCTCGGCAAGGGCGGCGTCGACGACGGCGAGGACGCCGAGGTGATCGTCCACGAGTACGGCCACTCGGTGCAGGACGGTCAGGTGCCCGGCTTCGGCACCACCCTGGAGTCCGGCGCGATCGGCGAGGCGTTCGGCGACTACCTGGCGGTCGCGGTGACCAGCTGGGCCACCGGTGTGCCGACGAGGACGCCGGAGGCCTGCGTGGCCGACTGGGACTCGGTCTCCTACACCCGCACCGCCCCGCACTGCCTGCGCCGCCTCGACGGCACCAAGGTCTACCCCGCCGACCTGGTGGGCGAGGTGCACGCGGACGGCGAGATCTGGTCCCGCGCGCTGTGGGACATCCGCACCGCGCTCGGCGACCGCCGGGCCACCACGCTGATCGTGGAGGCGCAGTTCGCCTTCACCACGGACGTCACCTTCCGGGATGCGGCGCTGGCCACCGTGGCCGCCGCGCAGCGTCTCTACGGCGCCCAGGCCGCGAGCGCGACCCGGGCCGCCTTCGTCGCGCGCGGCATCCTCTGACCGCCGCGGTGGGCGCCGCCCCCGCCGGGGCGGCGCTCACCGCAGCGACGACCGGGCCACCGGGAAGTCGAAGTACGTGTCCGGGTACGGCTCGTCGACGTACCGGTAGTGCCACCACTCGCGGGGGTAGTTCTCGAAGCCCTGCGCGGTCATGAGCCGCTTCAGCAACTGCCGGTTGTCCCGGGCCGCCCCGGTGATCCGCGCGTCCGTGGTGTGCGCGCGGGGGTCGAAGCAGTCGAAGCCGGTGCCCATGTCGACGGAGTTGTCCGGGAAGCGCCGGCCGGCCGGGGCGGTGCAGGCGGTCAGCGGCTGGCCCGGCACGTACGCCGGCTGGTCGGGGGTGGGCACCGGGACCAGGGTCAGGTCCAGGGTGCTGCCCCGGCTGTGCGCGGTCGGCGCGCCGATGTAGCCGTCGGCGAACAGCCGGCTCTTCGGCTCGTCCGGGTAGAACTCGCCCTTCATCTGCTGCTCGCCGGGGAGCTTGGCCCAGGCGACGAACTCGTCCACCGCCCGCTGGGGGCGGTAGCAGTCGTACACCTTGAGGCTGCGGCCCTGCGCCAGGGCGGCGGCCTGCACCCGGTGCAGCGCCTCCGCCGCCCGGCGGGTGAGCAGGCAGAGCGGCTCGGCATAGCCGGTGATCGGCCGGCCGACGAAGTTGTGCGCGGTGGCGTACCGGATGTCGGTGCGGATGCCGGGGTCGACGGCGGCCAGGTCGACGACGTCGGCCGGGGCGCGGGGGCCGCCCGGAGTGGCCGACGGCGCGGGCGGCGGGGTGGCGGACGGCGCGGGGCGCGGGGCGGGCCGCTGGCAGCCGGCGGCGAGCGCCGTGGCCAGCACGGCCAGGGCCGTGGCCACCCGTGTCCCGGTCCCCACCCTGCCGTGTCTACCAGCATCGCTCCGGCCCGGGGCGGCATCGGCGGTTCAGGCGGCGAGCGCCGTGCGGAGGAAGTCGAGCGCCGCCACGTCGTCGTCGATGCCGCCCGCCTCGTGGCCGTTGTACCGCCACACCGCGAGTTCCTTCGCCCCGCGGTAGTCGTGGTAGGCGCCGTAGACGGTGGATGGCGGGACGATCTCGTCCATCAGCGCCACGGAGAAGCGGGCCGGCACGGTCGCCCGGCGGGCGAACGCGACCCCGTCGACGTAGCCGAGGGTGCGCAGCACCTGCTCCTCCCGGTCCCGGTGCACCGCCAGGTAGTCCCGGATCTCGCGGTAGGGCGCGGCGTCGGTGACGGTCACGGCGCGGGGGATGTCGCAGAGGAACGGCACGTACGCCACCGCCGCCCGCAGGTCGGGCACGAGGGCGGCGGCGGCCAGCGCGGCCCCGCCGCCCTGGCTGTGCCCCAGCACTGCCACCCGGGCCGGGTCGACGGCCGGCAGGAGGCGTGCCGCGTCGACGGCCCGGACCGCGTCGGTGAGGAAGCGGCGGTAGTAGTACCGGCGGGGGTCCTCGACGCCCCGGGTGGTCATCCCGGGGGCCTGCGGGCCGGCCCCGGCGATGTCCGGGGTGTCGCCCCGGCTCCAGCCCGACCCCTGGCCGCGGGTGTCCATCTGCAGGTGGGCGAACCCGGCGGCGGCCCAGAGCAGGTTCTCCAGCGGGTGGCCGCGCCCGCCGCCGTAGCCGACGTACTGCACGATCGCCGGGAGCGGCCCCGGCGCGTCCCGGGGCACCCGCAGCCACGCCTTGATCGGCTGGCCGGCGAAGCCGGGGAAGGTCACGTCGAAGACGTCCAGCCCGGCCAGCGGGGTGGCCACCGGGGTCACCCCGAGCGGGTCGCCGCAGGACCGGGCCTCGGTGAGGGTGTCGGCCCAGAACGCGTCGAAGTCCGGGGGCTCGCGCAGGTCGCTGCGGTGGGCGCGCAGTTGCGCCTCGGGCAGGTCGGTGAACACGCCTCACTCCCCCGTCACGGCGTGTCTGCTCATCGTCGGACCTTTCGGGGTGGGACGGCACGTACCGACAATCTTCCGGAACTGGCCTGCAAGTTCCCGGAACGGTAGGGCCGCCCCGTGCTGTCGTCAACCCCCGCCCGTACGGCAGGATGGCCGGGGGGACGGGCCCGCCGTCCAGGGTTCGCGGCCGGCACTTCCGGCCGGTGGAGGAGACACGGGTGAACACGGACGACGCGCCCAGGGTGACCATCACCGCGATCGCGCGGGAGGCCGGCGTCTCCGTGCCCACCGTCTCCCGGGTGCTCAACGGGCGCTCCGACGTCGCGCCAGGCACCCGCGAACGGGTCGAGGAACTGCTGCGCCACCACGGCTACCGGCGCCGGGGCAGCCGCACGGTACGCCGGGCGGAACTGGTCGACCTGGTCTTCAACGACCTGGACAGCCCGTGGGCCGTGGAGATCATCCGGGGCGTGGAGGACGTCGGTCACGCCGCCGGGGTGGGCACGGTGGTCTCGGCGATCCACAGCGAGTCGACCTCGACCCGGAAGTGGTTGCAGAACCTGCGGTCCCGCGCCTCGGACGGGGTCATCGTGGTGACCTCGCACCTGACCCCGCCCGTGCACGCCCAGCTGCGCCGGCTCAACGTGCCGGTGGTGGTGGTCGACCCCGCCACCGGGGTGCCGGGCACCGACGTGCCGGCGATCGGAGCGACCAACTGGGCCGGCGGCCTGGCCGCCACCGAGCACCTGCTGGAGCTGGGCCACCGCCGGATCGGCTTCGTGGCCGGCCCGACCCACCTGCTGTGCAGCCGCGCCCGGCTGGACGGCT is from Micromonospora terminaliae and encodes:
- a CDS encoding M15 family metallopeptidase codes for the protein MGTGTRVATALAVLATALAAGCQRPAPRPAPSATPPPAPSATPGGPRAPADVVDLAAVDPGIRTDIRYATAHNFVGRPITGYAEPLCLLTRRAAEALHRVQAAALAQGRSLKVYDCYRPQRAVDEFVAWAKLPGEQQMKGEFYPDEPKSRLFADGYIGAPTAHSRGSTLDLTLVPVPTPDQPAYVPGQPLTACTAPAGRRFPDNSVDMGTGFDCFDPRAHTTDARITGAARDNRQLLKRLMTAQGFENYPREWWHYRYVDEPYPDTYFDFPVARSSLR
- a CDS encoding acetylxylan esterase, with the protein product MFTDLPEAQLRAHRSDLREPPDFDAFWADTLTEARSCGDPLGVTPVATPLAGLDVFDVTFPGFAGQPIKAWLRVPRDAPGPLPAIVQYVGYGGGRGHPLENLLWAAAGFAHLQMDTRGQGSGWSRGDTPDIAGAGPQAPGMTTRGVEDPRRYYYRRFLTDAVRAVDAARLLPAVDPARVAVLGHSQGGGAALAAAALVPDLRAAVAYVPFLCDIPRAVTVTDAAPYREIRDYLAVHRDREEQVLRTLGYVDGVAFARRATVPARFSVALMDEIVPPSTVYGAYHDYRGAKELAVWRYNGHEAGGIDDDVAALDFLRTALAA
- a CDS encoding LacI family DNA-binding transcriptional regulator; this encodes MNTDDAPRVTITAIAREAGVSVPTVSRVLNGRSDVAPGTRERVEELLRHHGYRRRGSRTVRRAELVDLVFNDLDSPWAVEIIRGVEDVGHAAGVGTVVSAIHSESTSTRKWLQNLRSRASDGVIVVTSHLTPPVHAQLRRLNVPVVVVDPATGVPGTDVPAIGATNWAGGLAATEHLLELGHRRIGFVAGPTHLLCSRARLDGYRAALEAAGVPLDDRLVQPGDFYHASGFTAGSRLLDLDDPPTAIFAASDQMAFGVYEAVRRRGLRVADDVSVVGFDDLPEARWASPPLTTVRQPLVEMGRLAARTVLRLAQGEETESLRVELATELVVRDSSARPAAG